Proteins co-encoded in one Pseudarthrobacter chlorophenolicus A6 genomic window:
- a CDS encoding aminodeoxychorismate/anthranilate synthase component II has product MTTTKILVVDNYDSFVYTLVGYLQELGAETTVVRNDDVTLAEAIELAGTRDGVLVSPGPGNPAEAGICIELIKWCGENSVPMFGVCLGHQALAEAFGGTVTHAPELMHGKTSQVEHIGTSVFAGLPSPITATRYHSLAAVRESIPDVLEVTAQTASGVVMGLQHRTAPLCGVQFHPESVLTEGGYQMLGNWLESLGMAGAAARAAKLSPLIQH; this is encoded by the coding sequence ATGACCACAACCAAGATCCTCGTGGTGGATAACTACGACAGCTTCGTCTACACCCTGGTGGGCTACCTCCAGGAACTCGGCGCCGAGACCACGGTGGTCCGCAACGACGACGTCACCCTCGCCGAAGCGATCGAACTTGCCGGCACGCGGGACGGCGTCCTGGTGTCACCAGGCCCCGGCAACCCTGCCGAGGCGGGGATCTGCATTGAACTGATCAAGTGGTGCGGTGAAAACAGTGTCCCCATGTTCGGCGTATGCCTGGGCCACCAGGCACTGGCGGAGGCTTTCGGCGGGACGGTGACGCACGCCCCCGAGCTCATGCACGGCAAGACCTCGCAGGTGGAACACATCGGCACCAGCGTGTTCGCTGGCCTCCCCTCCCCCATCACCGCCACGCGCTACCACTCCCTGGCGGCAGTCCGGGAGTCCATCCCGGACGTCCTGGAAGTCACCGCGCAGACGGCGTCCGGCGTGGTCATGGGTCTGCAGCACCGTACGGCACCGCTGTGCGGAGTGCAGTTCCATCCCGAATCGGTGCTGACCGAAGGCGGTTACCAGATGCTGGGCAACTGGCTCGAATCGCTGGGAATGGCGGGCGCTGCTGCGCGGGCAGCCAAGCTGAGCCCACTGATCCAACACTGA
- the pknB gene encoding Stk1 family PASTA domain-containing Ser/Thr kinase gives MNESSRAPLHREDNVPVDNKRVLSGRYELGGLIGRGGMADVYSGTDTRLGRTVAIKILRPDMARDPQFQARFKREAQSVAALNHSSIVAIYDTGEQQVHDGSEESVRLPYIVMEFVDGKTLRDLIRAKDVSIGQAIDYTLGVLGALEYSHRAGIVHRDIKPANVMFCEATNSIKVMDFGIARAMADSSATMTQTQAVVGTAQYLSPEQARGETVDARSDLYSAACLLYEMLTSRPPFIGDSPVSVAYQHVREIPAPPSSINPEVSSALDTVMAKALQKNRDDRFQDAAAFQRALRAARSGVAVPAVPASEAPTDPNDHVPAPDSPPTEAFAAAAGAGFLDDAPTGRLAVTGRDDAGARAPLSVADEPGEAEPLPLGLSPEREPSPRQKSRRRAWIATLVIFTVLILAGGGLWVYSVVNRPAPPPPKVDIPVVASMTESAALQELYNANLKPKITRSQNDAVPKGIAIGTDPVSGQKLDPGAEVILNISEGPSAVKIPETIPGSTEAAARDVLRQVGLVGAPSTTTANSATVPAGIVITTSPAPGQSVGVGTTVELVVSTGKVAVPELRGRTREEAEAALKDLGLVPNVVEAENGQVEAGRVTDQSDAVNAAVEQGKTITVVVAKAPPPPPTATPTPTPTSTKGSRDRD, from the coding sequence GTGAACGAGTCATCGCGCGCACCGCTCCACCGGGAGGACAATGTCCCGGTGGACAACAAGCGTGTCCTGAGCGGCCGCTATGAGCTCGGCGGCCTCATTGGGCGCGGCGGCATGGCGGACGTCTACAGCGGTACGGACACAAGGCTCGGGCGGACGGTAGCCATCAAGATCCTGCGGCCTGATATGGCCCGGGATCCCCAGTTCCAGGCACGCTTCAAGCGTGAAGCACAGTCCGTCGCTGCGCTGAACCACTCGTCCATCGTGGCCATCTACGACACCGGTGAGCAGCAGGTCCACGACGGTTCGGAGGAATCCGTCCGGCTGCCGTACATCGTGATGGAGTTCGTGGACGGCAAGACGCTGCGGGACCTGATCCGGGCCAAGGACGTCAGCATCGGGCAGGCGATCGACTACACGCTGGGCGTCCTGGGCGCCCTCGAATACAGCCACCGTGCCGGCATCGTCCACCGGGATATCAAGCCCGCCAACGTCATGTTCTGCGAGGCAACCAATTCCATCAAGGTGATGGACTTCGGGATCGCCCGCGCTATGGCAGACTCCTCGGCCACCATGACCCAGACGCAGGCCGTGGTGGGCACGGCCCAGTACCTCTCGCCGGAACAGGCCCGGGGTGAAACCGTTGATGCCCGCAGCGACCTGTATTCGGCCGCCTGCCTGCTCTACGAAATGCTGACTTCGAGGCCACCGTTCATCGGCGACAGCCCCGTTTCAGTGGCTTACCAGCACGTCCGGGAAATCCCGGCGCCGCCCAGCAGCATCAACCCCGAGGTCTCATCGGCGCTCGACACCGTCATGGCCAAGGCGCTGCAAAAGAACCGTGATGACCGGTTCCAGGATGCGGCAGCTTTCCAGCGCGCGCTCCGGGCAGCCCGATCCGGAGTGGCGGTGCCCGCCGTGCCGGCCTCCGAAGCCCCCACGGACCCCAACGACCATGTGCCGGCACCGGACAGCCCGCCAACGGAGGCATTCGCTGCCGCCGCAGGAGCCGGTTTCCTGGACGATGCGCCCACCGGCCGCCTCGCCGTCACGGGCAGGGACGACGCCGGCGCCCGGGCACCGCTGAGCGTTGCGGACGAGCCCGGCGAGGCTGAGCCGCTGCCGCTTGGCCTTTCCCCGGAACGCGAGCCTTCCCCGCGGCAGAAGTCCCGCCGTCGGGCGTGGATTGCAACCCTGGTGATCTTCACAGTGCTCATCCTTGCCGGCGGCGGCCTGTGGGTTTACAGCGTGGTGAACCGGCCAGCGCCGCCCCCGCCGAAGGTGGACATCCCCGTGGTGGCCTCCATGACGGAGTCGGCAGCACTGCAGGAGCTGTACAACGCCAACCTGAAACCGAAGATTACGCGCTCACAGAACGACGCCGTCCCCAAGGGCATCGCGATCGGCACCGACCCGGTGTCCGGCCAGAAACTCGATCCAGGCGCAGAGGTGATCCTGAATATTTCCGAGGGTCCCAGCGCAGTGAAGATCCCGGAGACCATCCCCGGTTCCACGGAAGCGGCTGCCCGTGATGTCCTGCGCCAGGTGGGGTTGGTGGGTGCGCCGTCAACCACCACGGCCAACAGCGCAACCGTGCCGGCCGGTATCGTCATCACCACCAGTCCCGCACCGGGGCAAAGTGTGGGCGTTGGCACCACCGTTGAACTGGTGGTTTCCACCGGCAAGGTGGCGGTTCCCGAGCTTCGCGGCCGCACCCGCGAGGAAGCGGAAGCAGCCCTGAAGGACCTGGGCCTGGTGCCGAACGTCGTCGAAGCGGAAAACGGCCAGGTTGAGGCCGGCCGGGTGACGGACCAGAGCGACGCCGTCAATGCCGCAGTGGAGCAGGGAAAGACCATCACGGTGGTGGTGGCCAAGGCACCGCCGCCACCGCCCACCGCGACTCCGACGCCGACCCCCACCTCAACGAAGGGCAGCAGGGACAGGGATTAG
- a CDS encoding protein kinase domain-containing protein, with protein MRPTTGITLGGRFQLTTRIAIGGMGEVWKAKDLVLGRIVAIKVLKEEYTGDPGFLQRFRAEARHTALLNHVGIANVFDYGEEEGSAYLVMELVPGQPLSSIIEHEHVLSPDRTLSIMAQTARALSVAHAQGLVHRDIKPGNLLITPDGRVKVTDFGIARLADQVPLTQTGQVMGTAQYLAPEQATGQTATGSSDIYSLGVIGYECLTGHRPFSGESQIAIALAQVNDAPPPLPETLPTPVRALLMSMLAKDPKNRPANAIKLAEAAEAIRNGDVGAARAAVPGMLLFDAPDTGPITAPVDTATAPTGVIGAQRDSSPTATSALPVVGAAAAGAAAGAAAANAADGDAPDGNAAQGPLARANALAAERNWNQEETTYDDEPSDEPQRKGRSPWTWPLIALILLVLFALVGVLLNNMGVFSPSNSPTSVATSSIPKTTSATPTRTSQAPSPTPTRDTPTPTPTPTPTQETVNVIPDAYLGKDYRTVQSELSALGLVVNGVQQESTEDPGTVLDLNPTGPVPAGSTITVTYAIAPSPAPTSQAPTSEAPTATAPATAESAPSPQLPLPTCSTGQEPGTPPTCAR; from the coding sequence GTGAGGCCTACAACCGGAATCACCCTCGGCGGCAGATTCCAGCTGACCACGCGGATCGCGATCGGTGGCATGGGTGAAGTCTGGAAAGCAAAGGACCTCGTCCTGGGCCGCATCGTCGCGATCAAGGTTCTGAAGGAGGAATACACCGGGGACCCCGGCTTCCTTCAGCGGTTCCGCGCGGAGGCCCGCCACACCGCACTCCTGAACCACGTGGGGATCGCCAACGTCTTCGATTACGGCGAGGAGGAGGGCTCCGCCTACCTGGTCATGGAGTTGGTTCCCGGCCAGCCCCTCAGCAGCATCATTGAGCATGAACACGTGCTGTCGCCAGACCGCACGCTGTCTATCATGGCCCAGACTGCCCGGGCGCTTTCCGTAGCGCATGCCCAGGGCCTGGTGCACCGCGACATCAAGCCCGGCAACCTCCTGATCACGCCGGATGGACGGGTGAAGGTCACGGACTTCGGCATCGCCCGCCTGGCTGACCAGGTGCCGCTTACCCAGACCGGCCAGGTGATGGGTACCGCCCAGTACCTGGCTCCGGAGCAGGCCACCGGGCAGACCGCCACGGGGTCCTCGGACATCTACTCCCTCGGCGTCATCGGGTACGAATGCCTCACCGGCCACCGGCCCTTCTCCGGCGAATCCCAGATCGCCATCGCGCTGGCACAGGTCAATGACGCACCGCCGCCGCTGCCGGAGACCCTGCCCACACCGGTCCGCGCGCTGTTGATGTCCATGCTGGCCAAGGACCCCAAGAACCGGCCGGCCAACGCCATCAAACTCGCCGAGGCGGCTGAAGCCATCCGCAACGGGGACGTCGGCGCGGCCCGCGCAGCAGTGCCCGGCATGCTGCTCTTCGACGCCCCGGACACCGGCCCCATCACCGCGCCGGTGGATACGGCCACCGCACCCACCGGCGTGATCGGTGCGCAGCGGGATTCCTCACCCACAGCCACCTCCGCGCTCCCGGTGGTGGGAGCCGCAGCAGCCGGAGCCGCTGCCGGTGCTGCCGCAGCCAACGCCGCTGACGGCGACGCCCCGGACGGCAACGCAGCCCAGGGACCGCTGGCCCGCGCCAACGCGCTGGCCGCAGAGCGTAACTGGAACCAGGAAGAGACCACGTACGACGACGAGCCCTCCGATGAGCCGCAGCGCAAGGGCCGCAGCCCGTGGACGTGGCCGCTGATCGCTTTGATCCTGCTCGTCCTGTTCGCCCTGGTGGGTGTCCTGCTCAACAATATGGGGGTGTTCTCGCCGTCCAACAGCCCCACGTCGGTTGCCACCTCGAGCATCCCGAAGACCACCAGCGCCACACCCACCAGGACATCGCAGGCACCCAGCCCGACGCCGACGCGTGATACGCCCACCCCGACGCCCACCCCCACCCCCACCCAGGAAACCGTGAACGTGATCCCGGATGCCTACCTGGGCAAGGACTACCGCACCGTCCAATCGGAACTGTCCGCGTTGGGCCTGGTAGTCAATGGCGTCCAGCAGGAAAGCACGGAGGATCCTGGAACGGTCCTCGACCTGAACCCCACGGGTCCCGTCCCTGCGGGTTCAACCATCACCGTCACCTATGCCATCGCGCCGTCGCCGGCACCCACCTCCCAGGCACCCACGTCGGAGGCACCTACGGCGACAGCCCCCGCCACCGCGGAATCCGCTCCCTCTCCGCAGTTGCCGCTGCCCACCTGTTCCACCGGCCAGGAGCCGGGCACCCCGCCCACCTGCGCACGGTAA
- a CDS encoding peptidoglycan D,D-transpeptidase FtsI family protein, whose product MNQAIRHSWIAAVAMFALLFGALSFVQVVGADELKANPLNQRAILQNYCSDRGAIIVGGTPVAESVETGSETCKFQRTYPQPELYAGMTGYFSQNYGATGLERAMGEVLTGDSDQLFLDRVGQLFLGNQPKGASVELTIDPELQQLAYSLIPDGQRGSIVVTNPKTGAILAMASKPSYDPNKVAVQDPEAESASINEFLKVPGINLNQNVSGPTGELLAPGSVFKLVDTAAALSSGKYNADSVLPNPAEMPFDGISYRLPNYAGGNCYTRDTASFAFALQQSCNTPFASIALDLGRDAIASQAQKFGFGEDLGDQLKLGYARGNGFPDELDAPGLAQSAIGQKDVRATPLQVNMMTSAIANDGVQMRPSLIKTLRSPDLRVIDEPQPEQLRTSTTPEIANQITDWMVSAVSEGIANRAGVPGVQVAGKTGTAELGNGTNNSWFTGFAPANNPQVSVTIVMEGVDITTGAQLTSPNAKKIFEAVLNK is encoded by the coding sequence ATGAACCAGGCCATACGACACTCGTGGATAGCGGCCGTCGCCATGTTCGCCCTGCTCTTCGGCGCGCTCAGCTTCGTCCAGGTGGTGGGCGCCGATGAACTGAAAGCCAACCCCCTGAACCAGCGCGCCATCCTGCAGAACTACTGCAGCGACCGCGGCGCCATCATCGTGGGCGGAACCCCTGTGGCCGAGTCAGTGGAAACGGGCTCCGAAACCTGCAAGTTCCAGCGCACGTACCCGCAGCCGGAACTGTATGCCGGAATGACGGGCTACTTCTCCCAGAACTACGGTGCCACCGGGCTGGAACGGGCCATGGGTGAAGTGCTCACCGGAGACTCGGACCAACTGTTCCTGGACCGGGTGGGCCAGCTCTTCCTCGGAAACCAGCCCAAGGGCGCCTCCGTTGAGCTCACCATCGATCCCGAGCTCCAGCAGCTCGCATATAGCCTCATTCCCGATGGCCAGCGGGGTTCCATCGTGGTCACGAACCCCAAAACGGGTGCCATCCTGGCCATGGCATCGAAGCCGTCCTACGATCCCAACAAGGTGGCCGTCCAGGATCCCGAGGCCGAAAGCGCCAGCATCAACGAGTTCCTGAAGGTGCCCGGCATCAACCTGAACCAAAATGTCAGCGGCCCCACGGGTGAACTGCTGGCCCCGGGTTCGGTATTCAAGCTCGTGGACACGGCAGCTGCCCTTTCCTCCGGGAAGTACAACGCGGACAGCGTCCTGCCCAACCCGGCAGAAATGCCCTTCGACGGCATCTCCTACCGGCTTCCCAACTACGCCGGCGGCAATTGCTACACCAGGGACACCGCCAGTTTCGCGTTTGCGCTGCAGCAGTCCTGCAACACCCCGTTCGCAAGCATCGCGCTGGACCTGGGCCGTGACGCCATCGCCTCGCAGGCACAGAAGTTCGGCTTCGGCGAAGACCTGGGCGACCAGCTCAAGCTCGGCTACGCCCGTGGCAACGGCTTCCCGGACGAACTGGACGCGCCTGGCCTCGCCCAGTCCGCAATCGGCCAGAAGGATGTCCGCGCCACCCCGCTGCAGGTGAACATGATGACCTCCGCGATAGCCAACGATGGCGTGCAGATGCGGCCAAGCCTCATCAAGACCCTCCGCTCTCCGGACCTGCGGGTCATCGACGAGCCGCAGCCCGAGCAGCTCCGGACCTCCACCACGCCGGAGATCGCCAACCAGATCACCGATTGGATGGTCAGCGCGGTCAGCGAAGGAATTGCGAACCGCGCAGGCGTCCCGGGCGTCCAGGTGGCGGGAAAGACCGGAACCGCGGAGCTGGGCAACGGCACCAACAACTCCTGGTTCACCGGCTTCGCCCCCGCAAACAACCCGCAGGTGAGCGTCACCATCGTCATGGAGGGCGTGGACATCACCACCGGAGCACAGCTGACCAGTCCGAACGCGAAGAAAATTTTTGAGGCGGTGTTGAATAAGTGA
- a CDS encoding FtsW/RodA/SpoVE family cell cycle protein: MSQLSTALKPRRNVELALLVLALAVGIGANMMVGVDKEKAFDSDFWFQSSLLAVAALVFHGVLRFRAKYADPIMLPLVVALNGLGLAMIHRLDPPGADTGNNQLRWTLIAMAVAIAVIWFLKDHRILRRFTFISLAASALLLVLPLVPGISAGEILGARVWIRLGPMTFQPGEVAKITLAIFFAGYLSSNRDLILLAGRKIGPLQFPRFKDMGPMIAAWLVSIGVLIFQRDLGSSVLFFGLFIVMIYVATSRISWVVIGLALILGGGFVASRVFSHVEQRINGWINAFTPEVYENGSRQVIQGLFGMANGGLVGTGLGQGRPDLVPFANSDMIIASLGEELGLIGIFAIVLMYLLLVTRGFRAALGTRDAFGKLLACGLSFAVALQCFVVIGGVTRLIPLTGLTTPFLAAGGSSLLANWIIVGLLLLISHTARGPVDTTPLPPSKSADTTGIDTPTEAVKQA; this comes from the coding sequence GTGAGCCAGCTCAGCACCGCCCTGAAGCCGCGACGCAATGTTGAACTTGCGCTGCTGGTCCTCGCCCTCGCCGTGGGCATCGGCGCCAACATGATGGTGGGCGTGGATAAGGAAAAGGCCTTCGACTCAGATTTCTGGTTCCAGTCGAGCCTGCTCGCAGTGGCAGCACTGGTTTTCCACGGCGTCCTGCGCTTCCGTGCAAAGTATGCCGATCCGATAATGCTTCCCTTGGTGGTTGCCCTCAACGGACTCGGACTGGCCATGATCCACCGCCTGGATCCCCCCGGTGCGGACACGGGCAACAACCAGCTCCGCTGGACGCTGATCGCCATGGCAGTGGCCATCGCCGTTATCTGGTTCCTGAAGGACCACCGCATCCTCCGCCGTTTCACGTTCATCTCGCTGGCTGCCAGCGCCCTGTTGCTGGTCCTGCCGCTCGTTCCCGGCATCAGCGCAGGGGAAATCCTGGGTGCCCGGGTGTGGATCCGGCTCGGCCCCATGACGTTCCAGCCGGGTGAGGTCGCCAAGATCACCCTGGCCATATTCTTCGCGGGGTATCTTTCCTCTAACCGGGACCTGATCCTGCTGGCCGGCCGCAAAATCGGCCCGCTGCAGTTCCCCCGGTTCAAGGACATGGGACCCATGATCGCCGCGTGGCTGGTCAGCATCGGCGTGCTGATCTTCCAGCGGGACCTCGGTTCTTCAGTCCTGTTCTTCGGCCTGTTCATCGTCATGATTTACGTGGCCACCAGCCGGATCAGCTGGGTGGTCATTGGCCTGGCCTTGATCCTCGGCGGCGGCTTCGTGGCCTCCCGGGTGTTCTCCCATGTGGAGCAGCGCATCAACGGCTGGATCAACGCCTTCACTCCGGAGGTCTACGAGAACGGCAGCCGCCAGGTGATCCAGGGCCTCTTCGGCATGGCCAACGGCGGCCTGGTGGGCACCGGTCTGGGCCAGGGCCGGCCGGACCTGGTTCCGTTCGCCAACAGCGACATGATCATCGCGTCCCTGGGCGAGGAACTGGGGCTGATCGGTATCTTCGCCATCGTCCTCATGTACCTGCTGCTGGTGACCCGCGGTTTCCGTGCGGCCCTTGGCACCCGGGACGCCTTCGGCAAACTCCTTGCCTGCGGCCTCTCGTTTGCCGTGGCCCTGCAGTGTTTCGTGGTGATCGGCGGCGTTACCCGCCTGATTCCGCTGACCGGCCTCACCACGCCGTTCCTGGCAGCCGGCGGCTCCTCCCTCCTGGCCAACTGGATCATCGTGGGGCTGTTGCTGCTGATATCGCACACAGCCCGCGGCCCGGTGGACACCACTCCGCTGCCGCCGTCCAAGAGCGCAGACACTACAGGCATTGATACTCCAACCGAGGCGGTGAAGCAGGCATGA
- a CDS encoding PP2C family protein-serine/threonine phosphatase, which produces MAVSENPATGPQPAPRPLIMRYAARSDVGRIRSKNDDSAYAGRHLAVVADGMGGHAGGDVASAATVLDMIHLDRADYEGDAGTILADEIQTANSLLSELVHINPKLAGMGTTVTALLLAEGKLHFAHIGDSRAYRLRDGEFEQVSVDHTFVQRLIDEGRLRPEEAETHPHKNVLMRVLGDVDASPELDLDTLEARPGDRWLLCSDGLNYVAGHAVERTVKETPNLRECVETLVDLTLEAGSPDNVTVIMLEIAEETPDDVSTAAVDVIPAARTAQSADAPAADTTPEAGIPEIRATDAEDARDPGAKSAVAGTATSGGSEADTGPAEDKAPDPGSTDPHLGEHLSAEVLREELSSRPHELVGAAATAAESGSIPSIAGRTVARRAATVLTHKAEPAANDDDETLVPLKPRRWITWSVAAAVVVVLGVGLWLGYAWTQTRYYVGESDSRVAIFNGVSQRLGPIQLSSLETVTDIRMDSLPQFSQQRVRQTVPANDLYDAQRIVKNLELTGTTSPEEECPAATASPSPTPGATTPAPSATASAAPPSAAPASGSPTPSPSPTVNCEGAK; this is translated from the coding sequence GTGGCCGTTTCCGAAAACCCCGCAACCGGGCCCCAGCCCGCGCCGCGGCCCCTCATCATGCGCTACGCGGCCAGGTCCGACGTCGGCCGGATCCGCTCCAAGAACGACGACTCCGCCTACGCGGGCCGGCACCTGGCCGTCGTAGCGGATGGCATGGGTGGCCATGCCGGCGGTGACGTCGCCTCCGCAGCCACAGTCCTGGACATGATCCACCTGGACCGCGCGGACTATGAGGGCGACGCCGGCACCATCCTCGCCGACGAGATCCAGACAGCAAATTCGCTGCTCTCAGAGCTGGTCCACATCAATCCCAAGCTTGCCGGGATGGGCACCACCGTGACAGCGCTGCTGCTCGCTGAAGGCAAGCTGCACTTCGCCCACATCGGCGATTCCCGCGCCTACCGGCTCCGGGACGGCGAATTCGAACAGGTCAGCGTGGACCACACGTTCGTCCAGCGGCTGATCGATGAAGGCCGGCTCAGGCCTGAAGAAGCTGAAACGCATCCCCACAAGAACGTGCTCATGCGCGTGCTCGGCGACGTGGATGCCAGCCCCGAGCTGGACCTGGACACCCTGGAGGCACGTCCGGGCGACCGCTGGCTCCTCTGCTCCGACGGCCTCAACTACGTTGCCGGCCACGCCGTGGAGCGGACGGTCAAGGAAACCCCGAACCTCCGCGAGTGCGTGGAAACCCTGGTGGACCTCACCCTGGAGGCCGGCTCCCCGGACAACGTCACGGTCATCATGCTCGAGATCGCGGAAGAAACGCCCGACGACGTCAGCACGGCCGCCGTCGACGTCATTCCCGCCGCCCGGACCGCCCAGTCCGCCGACGCGCCGGCCGCTGACACCACGCCGGAGGCGGGAATCCCGGAAATCCGCGCTACCGACGCAGAAGATGCCCGGGACCCGGGGGCCAAATCCGCGGTGGCAGGCACCGCGACGTCCGGCGGCAGCGAAGCTGACACCGGGCCTGCGGAAGACAAAGCACCGGACCCGGGATCCACCGACCCCCACCTCGGGGAGCACCTGTCGGCTGAAGTCCTGCGCGAAGAACTGTCCTCGCGCCCCCATGAACTGGTGGGCGCGGCCGCAACCGCCGCGGAATCCGGTTCCATCCCCAGCATCGCCGGACGTACCGTGGCCCGCAGGGCCGCCACAGTCCTCACGCACAAGGCTGAACCGGCCGCCAATGACGACGACGAAACACTGGTGCCGCTGAAGCCGCGCCGCTGGATCACCTGGTCCGTGGCGGCAGCGGTTGTCGTGGTCCTGGGTGTTGGACTGTGGCTCGGCTACGCCTGGACCCAGACCCGCTACTACGTGGGCGAATCAGATTCGCGCGTTGCCATCTTCAACGGGGTCTCCCAGCGGCTTGGCCCCATCCAGCTCTCCAGCCTGGAAACCGTGACCGACATCCGGATGGATTCGCTCCCCCAGTTTTCCCAGCAGCGGGTCCGCCAGACCGTCCCCGCCAACGACCTCTACGACGCACAGCGGATCGTGAAGAACCTCGAACTTACCGGCACCACTTCTCCGGAAGAGGAGTGCCCCGCAGCTACGGCATCGCCCTCGCCCACTCCGGGGGCCACCACGCCGGCTCCGTCCGCCACGGCGTCAGCGGCCCCACCGTCCGCCGCCCCGGCGTCCGGCAGCCCCACTCCTTCGCCCAGCCCCACCGTCAACTGCGAGGGAGCCAAGTGA
- a CDS encoding FHA domain-containing protein FhaB/FipA translates to MSDLTITALRFGFLLLLWVLVFSIVSAMRRDLMVGRKAASGAPTAREVRKNPDLAEAPPQPVKQQARQLVVVEGPLKGTTLPLAASPVLLGRAQEATLVLEDDYASGRHARLFPQGSRWFIEDLGSTNGTYLADQQLTRALPVEPGVPVRIGKTVIELRP, encoded by the coding sequence ATGAGCGACCTGACCATCACCGCGCTGCGGTTCGGCTTCCTGCTGCTCCTGTGGGTACTCGTCTTCAGCATTGTCTCGGCCATGCGCCGGGACCTGATGGTGGGCCGCAAGGCTGCCTCCGGGGCCCCCACCGCCCGTGAAGTCCGCAAAAACCCGGATCTCGCCGAGGCTCCGCCGCAGCCTGTTAAGCAGCAGGCCCGGCAACTCGTCGTGGTGGAGGGCCCACTGAAGGGAACCACCCTTCCGCTGGCCGCCAGTCCGGTCCTGCTGGGCCGTGCCCAGGAAGCCACCCTGGTCCTCGAGGACGACTACGCCTCCGGCCGCCATGCGCGGCTGTTTCCGCAGGGCAGCCGCTGGTTCATCGAAGACCTTGGATCCACCAACGGCACGTACCTTGCGGACCAGCAACTTACCCGTGCCCTGCCCGTTGAGCCAGGCGTACCTGTGAGAATCGGCAAGACGGTCATCGAATTGAGGCCGTAG
- a CDS encoding FhaA domain-containing protein, with amino-acid sequence MGLLDKVERGIEKAVRGVFSTGSKAQVEPVEIASKLRREVDHKALTVAAGRTLAPNVFDVQLSDDDFKRAQEWGTPLAEELCDVVINHVRSQGYTLQGSVRISFRRDSELRAGDFEIVSSTEKSKGNGNAQPSRPTVPAAPSRQPVRLQPVLDIDGQRYSLNAPSIVLGRSSEADIHVEDTGVSRRHLEIRTANGATSAVDLGSTNGSYVNGQRVSGSVELTDGSTITMGRTKIIFRLLPANPGGHA; translated from the coding sequence ATGGGTCTGCTGGACAAAGTGGAGCGCGGCATCGAAAAGGCCGTCCGTGGCGTCTTCTCCACCGGCTCAAAAGCGCAGGTCGAACCCGTAGAGATCGCCAGCAAGCTGCGCCGGGAAGTGGACCACAAGGCCCTCACCGTCGCGGCCGGACGCACCCTCGCCCCGAATGTCTTCGATGTCCAACTCAGCGACGACGATTTCAAGCGGGCCCAGGAATGGGGAACCCCGCTGGCCGAGGAACTCTGTGACGTCGTCATCAACCACGTCCGCAGCCAGGGCTACACGCTGCAGGGATCTGTCCGCATCTCCTTCCGGCGTGATTCCGAGCTCCGGGCCGGGGACTTCGAGATCGTTTCCTCCACCGAAAAGTCCAAAGGCAACGGCAATGCCCAGCCGTCGCGCCCCACAGTGCCGGCCGCGCCCAGCCGCCAGCCCGTCAGGTTGCAGCCGGTCCTGGACATCGACGGCCAGCGCTACTCGCTGAACGCCCCCTCCATCGTGCTGGGCCGGTCTTCCGAGGCCGATATCCACGTGGAGGACACCGGAGTTTCCCGCCGCCACCTGGAAATCCGGACTGCCAACGGTGCCACCAGCGCCGTGGACCTTGGCTCCACGAACGGAAGCTATGTCAACGGGCAGCGGGTTTCGGGCAGCGTTGAACTTACTGACGGCTCCACCATCACGATGGGACGGACAAAGATCATCTTCCGCCTGCTTCCTGCCAACCCTGGTGGCCACGCATGA